From Piliocolobus tephrosceles isolate RC106 chromosome 16, ASM277652v3, whole genome shotgun sequence, the proteins below share one genomic window:
- the LOC111529368 gene encoding C-C motif chemokine 3 gives MEGVPLRNSISPSARAAYKEKERWLQTSGGHRQQRVVSPFLVLLTLEPTFQHLLRIMQVSTAALAVLLCTVVLCNRISATFAADTPTSCCFSYTSRQIPQNFIADYFETSSQCSKPGVIFLTKRGRQVCADPSEEWVQKYVSDLELSA, from the exons ATGGAGGGGGTTCCCCTAAGAA ATTCCATTTCCCCATCCGCCAGGGCTGCCTATAAAGAGAAGGAGAGATGGCTTCAGACTTCAGGAGGACACAGGCAGCAGAGAGTGGTCAGTCCCTTCTTGGTTCTGCTGACACTCGAGCCTACATTCCAACACCTGCTCAGAATCATGCAGGTCTCCACTGCTGCCCTTGCTGTCCTCCTCTGCACCGTGGTTCTCTGCAACCGGATCTCGGCAACAT ttGCTGCCGACACGCCGACCTCCTGCTGCTTCAGCTACACCTCCCGGCAGATTCCACAGAATTTCATAGCTGACTACTTTGAGACCAGCAGCCAGTGCTCCAAGCCTGGTGTCAT CTTCCTAACCAAGAGAGGCCGGCAGGTCTGTGCTGACCCCAGTGAGGAGTGGGTCCAGAAATACGTCAGCGACCTGGAGCTGAGTGCCTGA